A genomic window from Sulfurospirillum diekertiae includes:
- the cysS gene encoding cysteine--tRNA ligase, with amino-acid sequence MFIYDSVQKKKVSFIPIQENEVKIYVCGPTVYDDAHLGHARSAIAFDLLRRVFIALGYHVTFVKNFTDIDDKIINKMKESGKSLEEITSFYIERYKNEMHALHVKDADIEPKATETVSEIISFVDEMLRKKVAYATSDGIYFDTSKDAKYLSLSHRNIEEDASQSRVEQKEEKKDQKDFALWKFSKANEPSYSAPFGVGRPGWHIECSAMIEKHLASSGNFQIDIHAGGADLLFPHHENEAAQTRCKSHQELAKYWMHNGFVTISGEKMSKSLGNSFFLKDALAIYSGEVLRFYLLATHYRANFNFSEEDLLNTKKRLDKLYRLKKRVFENIPSEVSAPFKEAMLEALSDDLNISKALASLDEMITSANEMLDLNPKDKALKATTHANLQWIELLLGIGLYNPYMYFQIGVSDAEKAEIEALIENRIVAKKAKDFAKADEIRTLLESKQIQLMDTAMGTQWEKVN; translated from the coding sequence ATGTTTATTTATGATTCAGTACAGAAGAAAAAAGTATCGTTTATTCCTATTCAAGAGAATGAAGTTAAAATTTATGTCTGCGGTCCAACTGTATATGATGATGCTCATTTAGGACACGCAAGAAGTGCTATTGCTTTTGATCTTTTACGTCGTGTATTTATTGCTCTTGGTTATCACGTAACGTTTGTTAAGAACTTCACTGATATTGATGATAAAATTATTAACAAAATGAAAGAGAGTGGAAAGTCACTTGAGGAGATTACCTCTTTTTACATTGAGCGCTACAAAAATGAAATGCATGCTTTACATGTAAAGGATGCGGACATTGAACCAAAGGCGACGGAGACGGTGTCGGAAATCATTTCGTTTGTGGATGAAATGCTTCGCAAAAAAGTCGCTTATGCAACCAGTGATGGGATCTATTTTGATACCTCAAAAGATGCCAAATACCTTAGCCTCAGTCACCGCAACATTGAAGAAGATGCGAGTCAATCACGCGTCGAGCAAAAAGAAGAGAAAAAAGATCAAAAAGATTTTGCATTGTGGAAATTCTCAAAAGCCAATGAACCTAGCTACTCTGCCCCATTTGGTGTAGGACGCCCGGGATGGCATATTGAGTGTTCTGCGATGATTGAAAAACATCTTGCGAGCAGTGGCAATTTTCAGATCGATATTCATGCAGGAGGTGCCGATCTTCTCTTCCCACACCACGAAAATGAAGCGGCACAAACCAGATGTAAAAGTCATCAAGAACTCGCCAAATACTGGATGCACAATGGCTTTGTCACCATTAGCGGCGAAAAAATGAGTAAATCACTAGGAAATAGTTTCTTTTTAAAAGATGCACTTGCCATTTACAGTGGCGAAGTGCTTCGCTTTTACTTGCTTGCAACACATTATCGTGCGAATTTCAATTTTTCCGAAGAAGATCTATTAAACACCAAAAAACGCCTTGATAAACTCTATCGATTGAAAAAGAGAGTTTTTGAAAACATACCAAGTGAAGTCTCGGCTCCTTTTAAAGAGGCAATGCTGGAAGCACTCAGTGATGATCTTAATATTTCCAAAGCCCTTGCAAGTTTGGATGAGATGATCACTTCAGCGAATGAAATGCTCGATCTTAATCCTAAAGATAAAGCACTCAAAGCAACCACACATGCCAATTTACAATGGATTGAATTGCTCCTAGGCATTGGACTTTACAATCCTTACATGTACTTTCAAATCGGTGTTAGTGACGCTGAAAAAGCGGAGATTGAAGCATTGATTGAAAACCGAATAGTTGCCAAAAAAGCCAAAGATTTTGCAAAAGCAGATGAAATTCGCACACTACTAGAGTCCAAGCAGATACAACTCATGGATACAGCGATGGGGACACAGTGGGAAAAGGTGAACTAA